In Oncorhynchus kisutch isolate 150728-3 linkage group LG7, Okis_V2, whole genome shotgun sequence, one DNA window encodes the following:
- the foxe1 gene encoding forkhead box protein E1, with product MPVVKVEKDSPSEISLSAPNPPHTTTTVSDEPSRGRRRKRPLQRGKPPYSYIALISMAIANSPNHKLTLGGIYKFITERFPFYQDNSKKWQNSIRHNLTLNDCFIKIPREPGRPGKGNYWALDPNAEDMFDSGSFLRRRKRFKRCDFTTYTSYVHESPVFSPVQIARSNYPSSVYGSNMAVSPPYGQRGQLPSAYYPSSSPPGFGPHCQSHSRMFSINTIIGHPSGGQGPEMMQQPSRSFSPEGGPAGGPSHCNLGAPAFQAQSCGGAMLSRSSAHVGFPYSGPNGHHHHPHHHPPQGSYSQGHSQGYGGSGRLHSHSSPHMAGDAVEHYGRVSPGQLGSLVQYNGAGTTSTGAYLRHPTYSGNMDRFVSAI from the coding sequence ATGCCGGTGGTCAAAGTGGAGAAAGACAGTCCTTCTGAGATCTCCCTGTCTGCTCCCAACCCCCCTCATACGACCACGACAGTATCGGATGAACCGTCAAGGGGCCGTCGAAGGAAGAGACCCCTCCAGCGAGGAAAGCCCCCCTACAGCTACATCGCTCTCATCTCCATGGCGATAGCCAACTCGCCCAACCATAAGCTGACCCTGGGCGGCATCTACAAGTTCATCACGGAGCGGTTCCCCTTCTACCAAGACAACTCCAAGAAGTGGCAGAACTCCATCCGCCACAACCTCACCCTCAACGACTGCTTCATCAAGATCCCTAGGGAGCCAGGGAGGCCCGGGAAGGGTAACTACTGGGCCCTGGACCCCAACGCAGAGGACATGTTCGATAGCGGCAGCTTCCTCCGGCGCAGGAAGAGGTTCAAGCGCTGTGACTTTACGACCTACACGTCATATGTACATGAGTCCCCTGTCTTCTCGCCTGTCCAGATCGCTCGCTCGAACTACCCCAGCTCCGTCTACGGCTCCAATATGGCGGTGAGTCCCCCGTACGGCCAGCGTGGTCAGCTACCCTCTGCCTACTACCCATCCTCCTCGCCCCCCGGGTTTGGTCCTCACTGCCAGTCCCACTCCCGCATGTTCAGCATCAACACAATCATAGGGCACCCCTCCGGGGGTCAGGGGCCCGAGATGATGCAGCAGCCCAGCCGGAGCTTCAGTCCGGAGGGAGGCCCCGCTGGGGGCCCCAGCCACTGTAACCTTGGAGCCCCAGCCTTCCAGGCCCAGTCATGTGGAGGGGCCATGCTGTCCCGCTCCTCGGCCCATGTGGGGTTTCCCTACTCAGGCCCCAAtggacaccaccaccacccacaccaccacccaCCTCAGGGCTCCTACAGCCAGGGACACAGCCAGGGGTATGGAGGTTCAGGGCGCCTCCACTCCCACTCCTCACCCCACATGGCTGGAGATGCTGTGGAGCATTATGGGAGAGTGTCCCCGGGTCAGTTGGGCTCGTTGGTCCAGTATAATGGTGCAGGTACCACCAGCACTGGAGCCTACCTAAGACACCCCACGTACTCGGGGAACATGGATAGGTTCGTGTCTGCCATCTGA